Genomic DNA from Kluyveromyces lactis strain NRRL Y-1140 chromosome C complete sequence:
TATAGGAATACTTGTTATATCAACACCCCCAACTCGTTTATGAAATTGCATTTATCATTTAATCAGATGTTTTTTATTACTAATGTTACTATTCTATTAAAAAGACATagataaaaataaataagTGAGAAGCATACGTTGTTACTGTGACATGGTACACGTTGTTAACATTCGAGACTCAAACATAGCGCTGCAAGCCAGTTAACGACTCATTGTTTTCAGTGTGCTTGTTCGTTTACTTTTTCGTGGTTGCAAATCAACGAATGTTTCGAGACCCTACCAGAGATATTCAGTGGCTTCCAATTATGGGAAGAGCAGACCGCAATAATTATTAACGTTGTGTGTGCAAGCAGCTCTGCTCTAATAAAATATTAGCGTAGTGCAACAAAATTCTCTGTTAGGTCGTTATAGCTATTTTCGTTTTGATGCAAGTTAGCGGGTCAACTTATGCTGACAGAGTGTGTTGAAAAAACTCTGGATCTTCCTCTAATGACTCCTTGATGATATCCAAACCTCCTTGGAATTCACCATTGATATATAGCTGTGGGAAAGTTGGCCAGTCAgaaaatttcttcaaaccttGTCTAACGTTCTCatccttcaaaatatcGAAGAACCCAAATCTGATTTGATGTTCTCTCAATATTCCAACCATCTGTCTAGAAAAGCCACACTTTGGCTCGGATGGTGTACCCTTCATAAACAGCATAACAGGTGCAGCTTGTGTAAGTTTTTTTAGCCTTTCGCCCAACTgttcttctgtttcttcttgcTCTTCGTTATCTTCACCCAATGGTGACCCTGGGCCAACATTAGAAACGTTTTCCGTTCTAGAAGAAGCGACATTGGAACCAGCTCCATTATCAGCAGAAGAATTAGCCGCACCAGATTCGTTATCGTCAGTACCAGAAGCGttcaattggttcaaaataGCAACAAATTCCTTTGGATCAGCACCCGACATTTCTCTCAATATCGTTCCGCTTttaatgaagatgaaataaGGCACAGATGAAACTTCGAAAAGCTCAGAGATTTCAACTTGTTCCTCAGCAGAAATACTCAAGAATACAACATCCTTATTGCAACGTTCTTCACTTAGAGCTTCCACAACTTTTCCAACGGCAACACATGGCTCGGCCCAACTGGTATAGAAATACAATACCAATAGCTTGTCACCCGCCTTAGTAGTAGTCAACTCAGTAAATTGATCCTGAGAAGTAATATCAATAACACCCATATTTAGTTTGATGGAGCAAAAAATAAGATGTGCTCTTGAAATGGTTTGTCAGAAACGGTTCGTTGAACTATAgtcgaaaagaaaaaaaactaCCCTCGTAGAATAGCTCTCCCGCCAGTTTAGATTAATAGATACTAGATTATCACTGAAGTTGTTCTAGTCGCA
This window encodes:
- the GRX4 gene encoding monothiol glutaredoxin GRX4 (similar to uniprot|Q03835 Saccharomyces cerevisiae YDR098C GRX3 Hydroperoxide and superoxide-radical responsive glutathione-dependent oxidoreductase monothiol glutaredoxin subfamily member along with Grx4p and Grx5p protects cells from oxidative damage), whose product is MGVIDITSQDQFTELTTTKAGDKLLVLYFYTSWAEPCVAVGKVVEALSEERCNKDVVFLSISAEEQVEISELFEVSSVPYFIFIKSGTILREMSGADPKEFVAILNQLNASGTDDNESGAANSSADNGAGSNVASSRTENVSNVGPGSPLGEDNEEQEETEEQLGERLKKLTQAAPVMLFMKGTPSEPKCGFSRQMVGILREHQIRFGFFDILKDENVRQGLKKFSDWPTFPQLYINGEFQGGLDIIKESLEEDPEFFQHTLSA